In the genome of Clostridia bacterium, one region contains:
- a CDS encoding methylglyoxal synthase has protein sequence MDVALIAHDKKKSLMIDLCIAYRDILTNHNLYATGTTGKLIIENTGLKVHRFLSGPMGGDQQIGSLIAYNKMDVVIFMRDPLTAQPHEPDVNALLRLCDVHNIPLATNMATAEVMIKALERGDLDWRKVVNPSDKKD, from the coding sequence ATGGATGTAGCATTGATCGCACATGATAAAAAAAAGAGTTTAATGATTGATCTGTGCATTGCATATAGAGATATTCTTACAAATCATAACCTGTATGCTACAGGAACAACGGGAAAATTGATAATAGAGAACACCGGGCTTAAAGTTCATAGGTTTTTATCTGGTCCGATGGGTGGAGATCAGCAAATAGGCTCGCTGATTGCATACAATAAGATGGATGTGGTGATATTTATGAGGGATCCATTAACTGCTCAACCCCATGAACCTGATGTAAACGCGCTACTGCGGTTATGTGATGTGCACAATATACCACTGGCCACTAACATGGCAACTGCTGAGGTTATGATAAAGGCATTGGAGAGAGGAGATTTGGATTGGAGGAAGGTAGTGAATCCTTCTGATAAAAAGGATTGA